A window of Fusarium fujikuroi IMI 58289 draft genome, chromosome FFUJ_chr10 genomic DNA:
CGTCATTCCCAAGGATGctggcaaggccaagagtTTGAGCCCTTGCGCTAGGTATACGAAATAAGTGGATAAACCGTTGGGGAAAGCTCGGTTCTTCTGTTCTGTATATTGTTTGAGCCTACTCGGCTGCTGATGCCGAGCGAGCAAAGCAATGGTGGCTTTGAGTATCAGAAGCCTAGCGCATTGTTCCACTGCCGAAGCCACTGGCCTATCATTTCTCTCTGATGGCGTCAAAGTTAGCGGATTAATTGGTGGCCGTTTCCCGCTGGGTCTAGTGGTGAATCATAGGCGTTTCAGCTCGGACATGTTGCATCGTGAAACGCGGCATGTCGAGAGAATATCGGTGTAAATACCAGCTTCATCGCCTCCCCAAAAACcaaatttatctttttcttctagCCAAGTTGCCTTGCTTGTAGTCGAGTCTCTACTTCCCGTTACTCTCTTATATCAACGCCATGGCCGATCGCTACGTCACCATTCATGAGTCTCCCAATGGACCAGGAGACTCACGACCAACAGCtgtccagatcatcaaggaTGAAGGACTGGAAGGGAAATTGAGCGACCTAGTTGTCTTTATTACCGGATGTTCTGCCGGTATCGGCGTTGAGACGGCAAAAGCGCTGCATCTCACTGGCGCAACTCTATATCTAACGGCTCGAGACCTCGAAAAGGCAAAGTCAGCCCTAGGCGACCTCGCGCAGGGTGAGCGTGTCCATCTTCTCGAACTTGACCTGGAATCGCTGGAGAGTGTTCGCTCATGCGCCGCCAAGTTCTTATCCGAGAGTCCGAAACTCAATATCCTTATCTGCAACGCTGGGGTCATGTGTACACCAGAAGGACGCACAAAAGAGGGCTTCGAGACTCAATTCGGAACAAACCATCTTGCCCACTTCCTATTGTTCCAGCTACTCAAACCTGCCCTCGCCAAAGGTGCGACGTCTGATCATGCATCTCGAGTCGTCATGCTAAGCTCACTTGCGCATCGCTTTGGCGAGGTTGACTTTGACAACGTCAACATGGAAGGCTGCTACGATCCCAACAAAGCATACTCACAGAGTAAAACTGCCAATCTTTGGACAGCTAATGAGATTGAGCGGAGGTACGCCAGTGAGGGTATCCATGCGTGGAGTGTTCAGCCAGGCGGTGTCCTCACAGATCTGGGAAGGCATTTATCTGAGGAACAAAAGAGCGGCCTTGCAGTGGATCCATATCTCAAGACCATTTGGAAGCTCCCGGACCAAGGTGCTGCTACAAGTGTCTGGGCAGCTGTCGCTCAGGCTTTGGAAGGACAAGGCGGGAAGTATCTTGAGGACTGTCAAATCGTTGGGAAATGGGATCCTTCATCTCTGTTGTATGCAAGAGGACATGGGGAGCATGCGTGTGATACTGAGAAAGCGGCCAGATTATGGGATAAGTCTTTGGAGTGGGTAGGCCTGTAGACTGGCGGAAGGGTTAAAATGGCAACATGTTTTGTTTAAATATTATCATGTCCACCAAGGCGCCATGCATCAACGAACCTGGAGCCTTTCATCTGACCGGACTTATGGGCGCTCAACATCTGGTGACGTTTGATCATATGAAGACATCTCAGATTGGGAACTCTTGCCTGATTTCTTTCCAAGTCCTGGCTGCATCGCCAAGGATTCCATTCTTGCTCGGCTTTCCGTATGTGGAACCGCTCTTCCTGAAGCGTTCTCAGCTTCTTTTATCAGGTCAGTCGTCAGTCAAACAGCTTTGCAGGTAAGAAGCATCCTGTGCTGAGTCCCTCCTCGGGAAGCAGGAAGACAACAGACTTTGGTATCggatgccaaaataaactcagcaaaatgCACCCTAAGCTTATGGCAAGCTACCTAagcctttttgtcatttagggtCAAGGAAGGTCGTGAGCTCTCTTTCCTCCCCACCTCAGAAGCTCGAATTTTACCCAGAACATCACATCGATTCACCAAAAGCTTTAGTTCAGACATCGTCTATCCGGCATCTCTTCAATTCATCATGTCGCACTCATATTGCATTAATTTTATTCAGCCTTCAGTCCAATCAGCACCACCACAAGCCACCCAAAGCACTGCCCCAGTCGGAACAACGACGAGATGGAACCGTCTGCCCCGAGAAATTCAGCACTACATTCTAGATTTTCTATCCCATCATTATCGCGGCAGACATGTCTATGCTTCCGTATGCCGAGAATGGCGAACATTCATGGAAGAGAGAATCTTCCACAACCTCACGGTCTGCCAGCATGGTCTCGCGAGTTTGGCGCAATTGAGTGCACAGCCACGCGCTGCAATACAGCATCTTTGGTTCAACATGGAACTCCGAGGCCCCGTATGCCGCGAATGCTTCACTGCAAACACTCGCCAAATGCCGACGATCAACGGCGCAGTAGCCCAACTCATGAGACTATCAGAATATTACCTCTACCAACTCTTCAGCACCCTGAGCTCTTGGGACTGTACCGAGAGAGGTTTGACGTTAGAGTTCAATGCTTACAGCGTCCGAGAACAGGCTCATTGGCTCAAGAATTGGTTTATCGGCTGCCCTGGAGAATCGCAAAGGATACCGGTACTCACCATTGATCCAAGCCACGACTGGCGAACGGTTGCATTGGCTTCTGTTGTGAGGGCAATAGCGACCTGCTTTCGGCCGATACGTCTTAACAACGACATGAAACTGCCCCTGGCCGATGCAGTCACGAAGTTCGTAATTCGCCGTTACTACCGAAATCGGTTCCGACCTTCAGACACTGCGAGATTGGTCAACGCTTGTCCTAGACTTGTGCATCTTCATCTAGAGACGTGGGCGTACAGCGACGCCAAGTTCATCACGTCCCAGAACTCCAACAGCCGCCAAGAATGTGGGTACCTCCCGAATGCTCGGACGAGTCTTTTATACTGAAGGGCACTACAGATGACCTGATCGCGAATATTCACCCAACCACGCTGCGAACATTGACGGTATTTGAGGATTTCTGCAAAGAACACTTGCTACTCGCTCCGCTATTTCATGGCCCCAGGTGCGTTTATGTTCAGCAACAGCGTTGGGTGGACGAAAACAGTAAACAGTTCGCCGCGAGGAGCCTTAACCTCCAGCATTTGTCGATTTCCTTCATGGCCGAGGCtgaaagcttcttctcacaTTGTCAATCAAGTTGGACGTGGAAAAATCTCCAAACGATTGTCCTTACAACCAGGCGCTTCAACCGCCACTTTAAACCACAAGCGGTCTCGGTCTTGCTCCAAAACGCCGCACAGGTCGCGTTGCGTATGCCGAGCCTCGAAATCATGGTGCTGTGGAGTGCGAGCAGGAAGCATCATGCCAGTTCGTTTACCTACCGCAGAACAAAAACGGTTGCCACAATTGCTTGGTGCAGCACCGAGGACTTGGAGTTCGATCGCTACACCGTGCAGGCCTGGGAAGAGGTTGCAAGGAAGCATGGCCATCCTTACATGTGGTCAGAGAAGAGCAAACAGCTTGAAAGGGGGGATATTATATCTCACGGTCACGCGATTCGGCTTTTGGAGTTATCCACTCTAGTGATCGATCCAGAGTCCCGAGAGCAGATTGAGAAAGAGTACGAGGTTGCCGGTCCCGGTATCCACCAGACCCCTCTTGTATTTCATCG
This region includes:
- a CDS encoding related to reductases encodes the protein MADRYVTIHESPNGPGDSRPTAVQIIKDEGLEGKLSDLVVFITGCSAGIGVETAKALHLTGATLYLTARDLEKAKSALGDLAQGERVHLLELDLESLESVRSCAAKFLSESPKLNILICNAGVMCTPEGRTKEGFETQFGTNHLAHFLLFQLLKPALAKGATSDHASRVVMLSSLAHRFGEVDFDNVNMEGCYDPNKAYSQSKTANLWTANEIERRYASEGIHAWSVQPGGVLTDLGRHLSEEQKSGLAVDPYLKTIWKLPDQGAATSVWAAVAQALEGQGGKYLEDCQIVGKWDPSSLLYARGHGEHACDTEKAARLWDKSLEWVGL